One Neorhodopirellula lusitana genomic window carries:
- a CDS encoding tetratricopeptide repeat protein has product MKIQAVFAFLVLGGGFLVSDFSVAFAEPVEVPPLVLKPDVPTSTEYRKQKLSLAMAEIDLYPKHTKDKPAVQEIAMRYLVRAAHLEAEMPASLCPDDCRFADVIALAKEVLEAGSADPLVLRYSVDTLLHQVEDSVLTERIEQSIKGFEESSYPPLFRAKYAVANFNVIQHRSKMRYLIPVLETMHQTMPDYLEWAMAKPGCERAVYHNLISDMQLGFQFNRIRPSKLFREWVPKYNSLESKDEWLALMLMGKRHRDMAWAARGTNYAYKIDSKDWVNFKKQYEIAIRNFRAAYELHPERPESAEGILWGIRAGYDGEESMWDWFQRCIDAEVDYESAYHAVMSALEPRWGGSKKARETFAKQCAETGRYDTTIPEVYYDFVTEVGQGAELSKRLRANPEMYVTVQKCLRGMIDAPLRQANQGKSVEQVRLLTNALLNAIRADELEDAKQLWEELGEDASSIEAAEIFNSIKMDPAYEKSRGHAYSEFAEQLKVIEPLTVRRDAGYEISKVVNEVYRELLARGSPEARRYLETWVRITDQEMKFYEGEWVDLKFDDAVNTWVRNGDWNFVDKTTVNVDNLLGDHLTYIHSRSVFPDPIEMEVQLDAPKRRMMPLGILRADPKQRIAKWVIFGAPLGGGTAAMSNWKLAYGKFETPPPQKIEVMSWGKEYVEFRVNGVVVPSHNLPTLSDNSTMVGLGQFFWRNGKYEASFSNFRIRRIPYDAPPPLADDSARIDYFTNALQRYPSRLDYQRQRGVAYYGMEQWESAMADLQSVRGKLLSNVNMWTEYLVGNIHLKLDQNKLGEDTLMALYRNVPEQPDAAQAAFGFGAACDVVEFLATSDPSNQGNLKRALKLAKEVLGKHKECSAYIALARAQFALGKVDASQKSLKKARALATTDHKADQVDELQAQITGTP; this is encoded by the coding sequence ATGAAAATCCAGGCAGTGTTCGCGTTTCTCGTCCTAGGTGGCGGATTCTTGGTCTCCGATTTTAGCGTTGCGTTCGCTGAACCGGTCGAGGTGCCACCGCTTGTGCTGAAGCCTGACGTTCCGACGTCGACTGAATACAGGAAACAAAAGCTGTCCCTGGCGATGGCTGAGATTGATCTGTATCCCAAGCACACGAAGGACAAACCGGCGGTGCAGGAAATCGCGATGCGGTACCTGGTTCGGGCAGCGCATTTGGAAGCGGAGATGCCCGCCAGTCTTTGTCCTGACGACTGTCGATTCGCCGACGTGATCGCGTTAGCCAAGGAGGTGCTGGAGGCTGGGTCCGCTGATCCGCTGGTGCTGCGTTACAGCGTGGACACCCTGCTTCATCAGGTCGAAGACAGCGTCCTGACCGAAAGAATTGAACAGTCAATCAAGGGATTCGAAGAGTCGAGTTACCCACCGTTGTTCCGCGCCAAGTACGCGGTCGCCAACTTCAATGTGATCCAGCATCGCTCGAAGATGCGGTACCTGATTCCGGTGCTGGAAACCATGCACCAAACGATGCCCGACTATCTCGAGTGGGCGATGGCGAAACCAGGGTGCGAGCGAGCGGTGTATCACAATTTGATTTCCGACATGCAGCTTGGGTTTCAATTCAATCGGATTCGGCCGAGCAAGCTTTTCCGGGAGTGGGTGCCGAAGTACAACTCGCTGGAAAGCAAAGACGAGTGGTTGGCGTTGATGCTAATGGGCAAGCGACACCGAGACATGGCGTGGGCTGCCCGAGGAACTAACTACGCTTACAAAATTGATTCCAAGGACTGGGTGAATTTTAAAAAACAGTACGAAATTGCGATTCGAAACTTTCGGGCTGCGTACGAGCTGCATCCTGAACGACCCGAGAGTGCCGAAGGCATCCTTTGGGGAATTCGTGCAGGCTATGATGGCGAGGAATCCATGTGGGATTGGTTCCAGCGATGCATCGACGCCGAGGTCGATTACGAGTCAGCCTATCACGCGGTGATGTCGGCACTCGAACCACGCTGGGGCGGCAGCAAAAAGGCACGCGAGACCTTTGCCAAGCAGTGTGCGGAAACCGGTCGGTACGACACCACGATTCCTGAGGTCTACTACGATTTTGTGACCGAAGTGGGCCAGGGGGCTGAGTTGTCTAAGCGACTGCGAGCGAATCCCGAAATGTACGTGACGGTGCAAAAGTGTTTGCGAGGGATGATTGATGCTCCGCTGCGTCAGGCCAACCAGGGCAAGAGTGTCGAGCAGGTTCGTTTGTTGACCAATGCGTTGCTGAACGCGATCCGAGCCGATGAATTGGAAGACGCAAAACAGTTGTGGGAAGAACTCGGTGAGGACGCTTCGTCGATTGAAGCGGCTGAAATCTTCAATAGCATCAAAATGGATCCGGCTTACGAAAAGTCTCGCGGACACGCGTACAGTGAGTTTGCTGAACAATTAAAGGTGATCGAACCTCTAACAGTCCGGCGTGACGCTGGCTATGAGATCTCCAAGGTCGTTAACGAAGTTTATCGTGAATTGCTTGCTCGGGGGTCGCCCGAGGCACGACGCTATTTGGAAACCTGGGTGCGGATCACTGACCAGGAAATGAAGTTCTACGAAGGCGAGTGGGTGGATTTGAAATTCGATGATGCGGTGAACACGTGGGTTCGAAACGGCGACTGGAACTTTGTCGACAAGACAACGGTCAACGTCGACAATTTGCTAGGTGACCATTTGACCTACATCCACTCTCGTAGTGTCTTCCCCGATCCAATCGAAATGGAAGTGCAGTTGGACGCGCCCAAACGCCGGATGATGCCGCTGGGGATTCTGCGTGCGGATCCAAAACAACGAATCGCGAAATGGGTCATTTTCGGTGCTCCACTCGGTGGCGGGACTGCCGCGATGAGCAATTGGAAGCTTGCCTACGGAAAGTTTGAGACGCCCCCGCCACAAAAAATTGAGGTCATGAGTTGGGGCAAGGAGTACGTTGAGTTTCGTGTCAACGGTGTTGTTGTACCGAGTCACAATCTGCCCACCTTGAGCGATAATTCCACGATGGTTGGATTGGGACAATTCTTTTGGCGAAACGGCAAGTACGAGGCTTCGTTTAGCAACTTCCGAATCCGCCGAATTCCTTATGACGCACCACCACCGCTAGCGGATGACTCTGCACGCATTGACTATTTCACCAACGCATTGCAGCGGTACCCCAGTCGCCTCGATTATCAACGGCAGCGAGGTGTGGCGTACTATGGAATGGAGCAATGGGAATCGGCGATGGCGGACTTGCAGTCGGTGCGGGGGAAGTTGCTCAGCAACGTTAACATGTGGACGGAGTATCTGGTTGGAAACATCCATTTGAAACTCGATCAGAACAAGTTGGGTGAAGATACTTTGATGGCGTTGTACCGCAATGTTCCCGAACAGCCCGATGCCGCGCAGGCTGCATTCGGCTTTGGAGCAGCATGCGATGTCGTCGAGTTTTTGGCAACTTCCGACCCTTCGAATCAAGGCAATCTGAAGCGGGCCTTGAAACTAGCGAAAGAGGTGCTGGGGAAACACAAAGAGTGCAGCGCATACATCGCTTTGGCGCGGGCTCAGTTTGCTTTGGGGAAGGTCGACGCATCCCAAAAGTCGCTAAAGAAAGCCAGGGCTCTCGCGACTACCGATCACAAAGCGGATCAGGTGGACGAGTTGCAGGCCCAAATCACTGGCACCCCGTGA